Proteins encoded in a region of the Vibrio sp. CB1-14 genome:
- the zipA gene encoding cell division protein ZipA: MQELRFVLIIVGALAIAALLFHGLWSSKKEGQKKFGDRPLGKLDDNDNADDEYVAPEDDFEIIRKTRTEPDFGLDAQKPAYDPLEASSSDSDVSEPLYKAESLVEESSQQPKQAEEIEPDFVSSQEKDEQEPLPSFTASKENDDIDVSEPRIDLDSLDEDLEQEPQAVVNLADSAKEVKEEPKEPEMQVLVLNVHCSGEEPFNGIQLFDSMRQNGLIYGEMDIFHRHTDPSGTGKVLFSVANMMQPGTLKHDDPATFTTKGISFFMTLPCFGEADQNFKLMLRTAQQISDDLGGNVLDDLRNLMTPQRLDAYRQQIKDFNRAKASA; the protein is encoded by the coding sequence ATGCAGGAATTGCGATTCGTACTCATTATTGTCGGTGCCTTAGCTATCGCGGCGCTGTTGTTTCACGGCTTGTGGTCGAGTAAAAAAGAAGGTCAAAAGAAATTCGGTGACAGACCGCTAGGAAAGTTGGACGACAATGATAACGCCGACGATGAATACGTCGCTCCTGAAGATGACTTTGAAATCATCAGAAAAACGCGCACCGAGCCTGATTTTGGATTGGATGCGCAAAAGCCTGCTTACGATCCGCTAGAGGCTAGTTCTTCTGATAGTGACGTTTCAGAGCCTTTGTATAAAGCCGAATCTCTGGTTGAAGAGTCTTCACAGCAGCCAAAACAAGCTGAAGAAATTGAGCCAGATTTTGTCTCTTCTCAAGAAAAAGATGAACAAGAGCCATTGCCCTCATTTACCGCAAGTAAAGAAAATGACGACATTGATGTGAGTGAACCTCGCATCGATCTAGATTCATTGGATGAAGACTTAGAGCAAGAGCCTCAAGCCGTGGTTAACTTGGCGGATAGCGCGAAAGAGGTTAAGGAAGAGCCAAAAGAGCCTGAAATGCAGGTGTTGGTTCTTAATGTCCATTGCTCTGGCGAAGAGCCATTTAACGGTATTCAGCTATTTGATAGCATGCGTCAAAACGGCCTGATCTATGGCGAGATGGATATTTTCCACCGTCATACTGACCCCTCAGGTACTGGTAAGGTACTATTTAGCGTCGCTAATATGATGCAGCCAGGCACGCTTAAACATGATGACCCTGCAACTTTTACAACGAAAGGCATCTCATTTTTCATGACGCTGCCTTGTTTTGGCGAAGCTGATCAAAACTTTAAGCTTATGCTGCGTACCGCACAACAGATCTCTGACGATCTTGGCGGCAATGTACTTGATGATCTGCGCAATCTAATGACGCCACAAAGACTGGATGCTTATCGCCAGCAAATCAAAGATTTTAACCGAGCGAAAGCCAGCGCTTAA